In Jatrophihabitans endophyticus, one DNA window encodes the following:
- the kdpB gene encoding potassium-transporting ATPase subunit KdpB, producing the protein MTATLERAAQPASSHRVQGGLLDPRQLWRSLPDAVGKLDPRTLYRNPVMFLVEVGAVFTTVIAIGDPSVFAWLIVGWLWLTTLFANLAEAVAEGRGKAQADALRKARTDTVARRLTGDGREEQVPAPQLRQGDRVVCEAGDLVPGDGDVIDGIASVDESAITGESAPVIRESGGDRSSVTGGTRVLSDRIVVEITQKPGESFIDRMIGLVEGASRQRTPNEIALNILLASLTIIFLLATVTLQPLAIYAKADQPGIADSAALDGHGITGIVLVSLLVCLIPTTIGALLSAIGIAGMDRLVQRNVLAMSGRAVEAAGDVDTLLLDKTGTITLGNRQAAEFVPVDGVANEQLADAAQLSSLADETPEGRSVVGLAKTAYGLRERRAGELGNATFVPFTAQTRMSGVDVDGREIRKGAAGAVLQWVRESGGTVAEDVGGIVDGISAGGGTPLVVAERPAGGAARVLGVIHLKDVVKQGMRERFAELRRMGIRTVMITGDNPMTARAIADEAGVDDFLAEAKPEDKMALIKREQEGGKLVAMTGDGTNDAPALAQADVGVAMNSGTSAAKEAGNMVDLDSDPTKLIEIVEIGKQLLITRGALTTFSIANDVAKYFAIIPAMFAVVYPGLDTLNVMRLHSPQSAILSAVVFNALVIVALIPLALRGVRYTPSSAAAMLRRNLWVYGLGGIVAPFLGIKAIDLVVQFVPGIR; encoded by the coding sequence ATGACCGCAACGCTCGAGCGGGCTGCGCAGCCCGCGTCCTCCCATCGCGTCCAGGGCGGGTTGCTCGACCCGCGGCAGCTCTGGCGCTCGCTGCCGGACGCGGTCGGCAAGCTCGACCCGCGGACGCTCTACCGCAACCCGGTCATGTTCCTCGTCGAGGTCGGCGCCGTGTTCACCACCGTCATCGCGATCGGCGACCCGTCGGTGTTCGCCTGGCTGATCGTCGGGTGGCTCTGGCTGACCACGCTGTTCGCCAACCTCGCCGAGGCCGTCGCGGAGGGCCGCGGCAAGGCGCAGGCCGACGCCCTGCGCAAGGCCCGCACCGACACCGTGGCGCGGCGGCTCACCGGTGACGGGCGCGAGGAGCAGGTGCCGGCACCGCAACTGCGCCAGGGTGACCGCGTCGTCTGCGAGGCGGGCGACCTCGTCCCCGGTGACGGCGACGTCATCGACGGCATCGCCAGCGTCGACGAGTCCGCCATCACCGGCGAGAGCGCCCCGGTGATCCGCGAGAGCGGGGGTGACCGCAGCTCGGTCACCGGCGGCACCCGCGTGCTGTCCGACCGCATCGTCGTCGAGATCACCCAGAAGCCGGGGGAGAGCTTCATCGATCGCATGATCGGCCTCGTCGAGGGTGCGAGCAGGCAGCGGACGCCGAACGAGATCGCGCTGAACATCCTGCTCGCCTCGTTGACGATCATCTTCCTGCTCGCGACCGTGACCCTGCAGCCGCTCGCGATCTATGCCAAGGCCGACCAGCCCGGTATCGCCGACAGTGCCGCCCTCGACGGGCACGGCATCACCGGCATCGTGCTGGTCTCGCTGCTCGTGTGCCTGATCCCCACCACGATCGGCGCGCTGCTGTCGGCCATCGGCATCGCCGGCATGGACAGGCTGGTCCAGCGCAACGTGCTGGCCATGAGCGGCCGCGCCGTCGAGGCCGCGGGTGACGTCGACACGCTGCTGCTCGACAAGACCGGCACCATCACGCTCGGCAACCGGCAGGCGGCCGAGTTCGTGCCCGTGGACGGCGTCGCGAACGAACAGCTCGCCGACGCCGCGCAACTGTCCTCCCTCGCCGACGAGACCCCCGAGGGACGTTCCGTCGTCGGGCTCGCCAAGACCGCGTACGGCCTGCGCGAGCGGCGGGCCGGGGAGCTCGGGAACGCCACGTTCGTCCCCTTCACCGCGCAGACGCGCATGAGCGGCGTCGACGTCGACGGACGCGAGATCCGCAAGGGAGCGGCAGGGGCGGTGCTGCAGTGGGTCCGCGAGTCCGGCGGCACGGTGGCCGAGGACGTCGGCGGCATCGTCGACGGCATCTCCGCCGGCGGCGGGACGCCGCTCGTGGTGGCGGAGCGCCCGGCCGGTGGAGCGGCGCGGGTGCTGGGCGTCATCCACCTCAAGGACGTCGTCAAGCAGGGCATGCGCGAACGCTTCGCCGAGCTGCGGCGCATGGGCATCCGCACCGTGATGATCACCGGCGACAACCCGATGACGGCCAGGGCCATCGCCGACGAGGCCGGCGTGGACGACTTCCTCGCCGAGGCCAAGCCCGAGGACAAGATGGCGTTGATCAAACGCGAGCAGGAGGGCGGCAAGCTCGTCGCGATGACCGGCGACGGCACCAACGACGCGCCCGCCCTCGCCCAGGCCGACGTCGGCGTGGCCATGAACAGCGGCACCTCGGCGGCGAAGGAGGCCGGCAACATGGTCGACCTCGACTCCGACCCGACGAAGCTGATCGAGATCGTCGAGATCGGCAAGCAGCTGCTCATCACCCGCGGCGCGCTCACGACGTTCTCGATCGCCAACGACGTCGCGAAGTACTTCGCGATCATCCCGGCGATGTTCGCGGTCGTGTACCCGGGCCTGGACACGCTCAACGTCATGCGGCTGCACTCGCCGCAGTCGGCGATCCTGTCCGCGGTCGTCTTCAACGCGCTCGTGATCGTCGCGCTGATCCCGCTCGCGCTCCGCGGTGTGCGCTACACGCCCTCCAGTGCGGCCGCGATGCTGCGCCGCAACCTCTGGGTCTACGGCCTCGGGGGCATCGTCGCGCCGTTCCTCGGCATCAAGGCCATCGACCTCGTCGTCCAATTCGTCCCCGGGATCCGGTGA
- a CDS encoding ABC transporter transmembrane domain-containing protein, whose protein sequence is MTAWAVLRRMLRRRRGPLTASYLLHAVWATSEALVPVVIGAVIDRGILTGDGGRFVLWLGVLAALMLVLSLGYRFGAQIGARASETEAHELRAEIAGHVLHPQGVRTDRLPGETLSLATSDADQVGLLLRIVAFALASLTGVVVVAVYLLRVDLGLGLLVLVGVPVTLGAVQLVTPLVSRRTDAQQELVASATGVATDLLAGLRPLKGIGGEAAAVARYRHASRAARDASTSTARAYGYLFGLSTLLSGVLLAVVALVAGRLALHGEMTLGELIAVVGLTQFLAEPMSGLGHISAFAASAHASAGRIAAFLAAPRLVVAGETDTPAAEAGLELTGLAVGPLRELTLRTAPGRFTAVHVDDPAAADALVDVLSGTRLPEAGYVRVGGTDLHALSIAARRAAYVVSPHHAHLVEGTLRSTVDPDGRLAPDALADVLRASAADDVVALHDRGLDAPVAASGSTLSGGQRQRLALARSLGTATPLLVLHDPTSAVDAVTERDIAAGVRALRHGAPGSHGALATVVITASPAFLDQADEVVTVRDGRTTGRGTHRELLARDPAYRAAVLR, encoded by the coding sequence ATGACGGCATGGGCGGTGTTGCGCCGCATGCTCCGGCGCCGCCGCGGCCCCCTGACTGCGTCCTACCTGCTGCACGCGGTGTGGGCGACGAGCGAGGCGCTGGTCCCCGTCGTCATCGGCGCGGTGATCGACCGCGGCATCCTCACCGGCGACGGCGGTCGGTTCGTGCTGTGGCTCGGCGTGCTGGCCGCCCTCATGCTCGTGCTCAGCCTCGGGTACCGCTTCGGCGCGCAGATCGGCGCCCGCGCCAGCGAGACCGAGGCGCACGAGCTGCGCGCCGAGATCGCGGGTCACGTCCTGCACCCGCAGGGCGTGCGGACCGACCGGCTGCCGGGCGAGACGCTGTCGCTGGCCACGTCCGACGCCGACCAGGTGGGATTGCTGCTGCGGATCGTCGCGTTCGCGCTCGCGTCCCTCACCGGCGTCGTCGTCGTCGCGGTCTACCTGCTGCGCGTGGATCTCGGGCTGGGCCTGCTCGTGCTCGTCGGGGTGCCGGTCACCCTCGGCGCGGTCCAGCTCGTCACCCCGCTGGTGTCGCGTCGCACGGACGCCCAGCAGGAGCTCGTCGCCAGTGCCACCGGGGTCGCGACCGATCTGCTCGCCGGGTTGCGGCCGCTCAAGGGCATCGGCGGCGAGGCCGCGGCGGTCGCGCGGTACCGCCACGCCAGCCGGGCCGCCCGCGACGCCAGCACGAGCACCGCCCGCGCCTACGGCTACCTGTTCGGCCTCTCGACGCTGCTCAGCGGGGTGCTGCTCGCCGTCGTCGCGCTGGTCGCCGGCCGGTTGGCCCTGCACGGCGAGATGACTCTGGGCGAGCTCATCGCGGTGGTGGGGTTGACGCAGTTCCTCGCCGAGCCGATGAGCGGGCTCGGCCACATCAGCGCGTTCGCCGCGTCGGCGCACGCGTCCGCCGGCCGGATCGCCGCGTTCCTCGCCGCCCCGCGCCTGGTCGTGGCCGGCGAGACCGACACCCCCGCCGCCGAGGCCGGCCTCGAGCTGACCGGCCTCGCCGTCGGACCGTTGCGCGAGCTGACGCTGCGGACCGCGCCGGGCCGCTTCACCGCCGTGCACGTCGACGATCCGGCCGCCGCCGACGCCCTCGTCGACGTGCTGAGCGGCACCCGGCTGCCCGAGGCCGGGTACGTCCGCGTCGGCGGCACCGACCTGCACGCCCTCAGCATCGCCGCGCGTCGTGCCGCCTACGTCGTCAGCCCGCACCACGCCCACCTGGTCGAGGGCACGCTCCGCTCGACCGTCGACCCCGACGGCCGGCTCGCCCCCGATGCACTGGCCGACGTCCTGCGCGCCTCGGCAGCCGACGACGTCGTCGCGCTGCACGACCGCGGCCTGGACGCCCCCGTCGCCGCGTCGGGCAGCACGCTGTCCGGCGGGCAGCGGCAGCGGCTCGCGCTGGCCCGCAGCCTCGGCACCGCCACCCCGCTGCTGGTGCTCCACGACCCCACCAGCGCCGTGGACGCCGTCACCGAGCGCGACATCGCCGCCGGCGTGCGGGCCCTGCGGCACGGCGCTCCCGGCAGTCACGGTGCGCTCGCCACCGTGGTGATCACCGCGAGCCCCGCCTTCCTCGACCAGGCCGACGAGGTGGTGACGGTGCGCGACGGCCGCACGACCGGCCGCGGCACGCACCGCGAGCTGCTCGCCCGCGATCCGGCCTACCGCGCGGCGGTGCTGCGGTGA
- a CDS encoding ABC transporter ATP-binding protein, giving the protein MTNDGGSRPRPGLRGEALELGYGRSSVVSDATIELTAGEVTALVGPNGSGKSTLLRALARLHAPSGGDLRLPDGSSALALSARDFARHVSLLAQSRPTPAGMCVRDVVGFGRHPHRSRFRGDDPGAGAAIDRALELTGLQRMADRDVDSLSGGELQRVWLATCLAQDTGVLLLDEPTTYLDLRYQVEILDLARDLALDHGVAVGVVLHDLDQAAAIADTVVLLHAGRIRASGRPADVLTAEALTDTYGIRVEVTVDPRSGRVFTRPVGRHADRLRLAI; this is encoded by the coding sequence GTGACGAACGACGGCGGCTCGCGTCCGCGGCCCGGACTGCGCGGCGAGGCCCTTGAGCTGGGCTACGGCCGCTCGTCGGTCGTCAGCGACGCCACCATCGAGCTGACCGCCGGCGAGGTCACCGCCCTCGTCGGTCCGAACGGCAGCGGCAAGTCCACGCTGCTGCGGGCGCTCGCCCGGCTGCACGCCCCGAGCGGGGGCGACCTCCGGCTGCCCGACGGCAGCTCCGCCCTGGCGCTCTCCGCGCGTGACTTCGCCCGCCACGTGAGCCTGCTCGCGCAGAGCCGTCCGACCCCGGCCGGGATGTGCGTGCGCGACGTCGTCGGCTTCGGTCGCCACCCGCACCGCAGCCGCTTCCGAGGGGACGACCCGGGGGCCGGCGCCGCCATCGACCGCGCCCTGGAGCTCACCGGGCTGCAGCGCATGGCGGACCGCGACGTCGACAGCCTGTCCGGCGGCGAGCTGCAGCGCGTCTGGCTGGCCACCTGCCTGGCGCAGGACACCGGGGTGCTGCTGCTCGACGAGCCCACGACCTACCTGGACCTGCGCTATCAGGTCGAGATCCTCGACCTGGCCCGCGACCTCGCGCTCGACCACGGCGTCGCGGTCGGCGTGGTGCTGCACGACCTCGACCAGGCCGCCGCGATCGCCGACACGGTGGTGCTGCTGCACGCCGGGCGGATCCGGGCCAGCGGTCGTCCCGCGGACGTCCTCACCGCCGAGGCCCTCACCGATACCTACGGCATTCGCGTGGAGGTCACCGTCGACCCCCGCTCCGGCCGTGTCTTCACCCGCCCGGTCGGCCGTCACGCCGACCGGCTCCGGCTCGCCATCTGA
- a CDS encoding sensor histidine kinase, with translation MLDEGHRRRERGTDVVVAFVETHGRPHTAARVAGLEVVARRTITYRGTRLPELDLTAVLARRPEVALVDELAHTNVPGSEHEKRWQDIERLLEAGIDVISTVNVQHLASLNDVVEAITGVPQRETVPDAVVRAAEQVELVDMTPQALRRRMSHGNVYRPDKVDAALANYFRHGNLTALRELALLWLADSVEDGLQRYRDQHGIDATWETRERIVVALTGGPEGETLIRRAARIAARVAGGDLLAVHIVRSDGLAGASLADLERQRLLVESLGGSYHSVAGEDVAAAVLGFARAKNATQIVIGASRRHPVVAGLGGPGTGMTITRLSGAIDVHVVGHDFVGKGRRLPVPSHGLTARRRLAGVLTAVALLALLVPGCAVVRDDLGFGTELLLFLLVVVIVSLVGGFYPALGTALAAGLLLNYYFVEPTHRLTISEPENAFALVAFVVIAVLVSRVVDSAARRSSEATRSNAEAETLAALAGSVLRGEEALPALLTRVQETFAMRSVALLRREDDAPASDGGRRAASPSGTRGTWSYVAGIGVDPCLRPDDADAEAAVGDGLMLVLAGRTLAAADQRLLAAFAGQVALAYRQRELAAAAAAAAPLAAADRMRAALLNAVSHDLRTPIAAAKAAVSSLRSREVRWSEADRGELLETAEDSLDRLTALVTNLLDLSRVQAGVLPIGLAAVGVDDVVGHALDAGGVGPDTGRVVVDVPGGLPEVTADAGLLERVVANLVENALRYSPPGAPVRIAASTHADTVELRIADAGPGIPEQDRDRVFAPFQRREDHATPHSAGVGLGLAIARGFTDAMSGTLSLEDTPGGGLTAVVALPVALPGRQRGGSVPSVPSVPDQAPHNRA, from the coding sequence ATGCTCGACGAGGGGCACCGGCGGCGCGAGCGCGGCACCGACGTCGTCGTCGCGTTCGTGGAGACGCACGGCCGTCCCCACACCGCGGCGCGGGTCGCCGGTCTCGAGGTCGTCGCGCGCCGCACGATCACCTACCGCGGGACGCGGCTGCCCGAACTCGACCTCACCGCCGTGCTGGCCCGCCGGCCCGAGGTCGCGCTGGTCGACGAGCTGGCCCACACCAACGTGCCCGGCAGCGAGCACGAGAAGCGCTGGCAGGACATCGAGCGCCTGCTCGAGGCCGGCATCGACGTCATCAGCACGGTCAACGTGCAGCACCTCGCGTCGCTCAACGACGTCGTCGAGGCCATCACCGGCGTGCCGCAGCGCGAGACCGTGCCCGACGCCGTGGTGCGCGCGGCCGAGCAGGTGGAGCTCGTCGACATGACGCCGCAGGCGCTGCGCCGCCGGATGTCGCACGGCAACGTCTACCGGCCCGACAAGGTCGACGCCGCGTTGGCGAACTACTTCCGGCACGGCAACCTCACGGCGCTGCGCGAGCTCGCCCTGCTCTGGCTCGCCGACAGCGTCGAGGACGGCCTGCAGCGCTACCGCGACCAGCACGGCATCGACGCCACGTGGGAGACGCGCGAGCGGATCGTGGTCGCGCTGACCGGCGGCCCCGAGGGCGAGACGCTGATCCGCCGGGCCGCACGGATCGCCGCCCGGGTCGCCGGTGGTGACCTGCTCGCCGTGCACATCGTGCGCAGCGACGGACTGGCCGGCGCCAGCCTCGCCGATCTGGAGCGGCAGCGGCTGCTCGTCGAGTCGCTGGGCGGCTCGTACCACTCGGTCGCGGGGGAGGACGTCGCCGCGGCGGTGCTCGGCTTCGCGCGCGCCAAGAACGCGACGCAGATCGTCATCGGGGCCAGTCGACGCCACCCGGTCGTGGCCGGGCTCGGCGGCCCGGGGACGGGCATGACCATCACCCGGCTGTCCGGGGCGATCGACGTGCACGTCGTCGGTCACGACTTCGTCGGCAAGGGCCGCCGGCTGCCGGTGCCGTCGCACGGCCTGACCGCCCGTCGACGGCTCGCCGGCGTGCTCACCGCGGTCGCGCTGCTCGCGCTGCTCGTCCCCGGTTGCGCCGTCGTCCGCGACGACCTGGGCTTCGGCACCGAGCTGCTGCTGTTCCTGCTGGTGGTGGTGATCGTGAGCCTCGTCGGCGGCTTCTACCCGGCCCTGGGCACGGCCCTCGCCGCCGGCCTGTTGCTCAACTACTACTTCGTCGAGCCGACCCACCGGCTGACGATCTCGGAGCCGGAGAACGCGTTCGCGCTCGTCGCCTTCGTGGTCATCGCCGTGCTCGTCAGCCGGGTCGTCGACTCCGCGGCCCGCCGCAGCTCCGAGGCGACCCGCTCCAACGCCGAGGCCGAGACGCTGGCCGCGCTCGCCGGCAGCGTGCTGCGCGGCGAGGAGGCGCTGCCCGCGTTGCTGACCCGCGTGCAGGAGACGTTCGCGATGCGCAGCGTCGCGCTGCTGCGACGCGAGGACGATGCGCCCGCCAGCGACGGCGGCCGGCGGGCGGCGTCGCCGAGCGGCACCCGGGGAACGTGGTCCTACGTCGCGGGCATCGGGGTCGACCCGTGCCTGCGTCCCGACGACGCCGACGCCGAGGCGGCGGTGGGGGACGGGCTGATGCTGGTGCTCGCCGGTCGGACGCTCGCCGCGGCCGACCAACGGCTGCTCGCGGCGTTCGCCGGCCAGGTGGCGCTGGCCTACCGGCAGCGCGAGCTCGCCGCGGCTGCGGCGGCCGCCGCACCCCTCGCCGCGGCCGACCGGATGCGCGCCGCGCTGCTCAACGCGGTCAGTCACGACCTGCGGACCCCGATCGCCGCGGCCAAGGCGGCCGTGTCGAGCCTGCGCAGCCGCGAGGTGCGGTGGAGCGAGGCCGACCGTGGCGAGCTCCTCGAGACCGCCGAGGACTCGTTGGACCGGCTGACGGCGCTCGTCACGAACCTGCTCGACCTGTCCCGCGTGCAGGCCGGTGTGCTGCCGATCGGGCTCGCGGCCGTCGGCGTCGACGACGTCGTGGGCCATGCCCTCGATGCCGGCGGCGTCGGCCCGGACACGGGTCGGGTCGTCGTCGACGTTCCGGGCGGCCTGCCGGAGGTCACCGCCGACGCCGGCCTGCTGGAACGGGTCGTCGCGAACCTGGTGGAGAACGCGCTGCGCTACAGCCCACCCGGCGCCCCGGTGCGCATCGCCGCGAGCACCCACGCCGACACCGTCGAGCTGCGGATCGCCGACGCGGGACCGGGCATCCCCGAGCAGGACCGGGACCGCGTCTTCGCGCCGTTCCAGCGTCGGGAGGACCACGCCACGCCGCACAGCGCCGGTGTCGGGCTCGGCCTGGCCATCGCCCGCGGGTTCACCGATGCGATGAGCGGGACGCTCTCGCTCGAGGACACCCCCGGTGGCGGCCTCACCGCCGTCGTCGCGCTGCCGGTCGCGCTGCCGGGGCGTCAGCGCGGCGGGTCGGTGCCGTCGGTGCCGTCGGTGCCGGACCAGGCTCCCCACAACCGCGCGTAG
- a CDS encoding potassium-transporting ATPase subunit C, whose protein sequence is MRTVGNTLRQLSAALRMLLVFTVVLGIAYPLAVWAAAQLPGLQHRADGSVVTRGGRPVGSALIGQAFTTKDGDPLVQYLQPRPSAGGYDPTATGASNLGPESVVDTLPDPSVKADEGSPSLLTQVCTRSRDVGMLEHVDGRRPYCTPGGVGAVLAVFRSGADHRGRVTRVVSVNEACPATPFLRTYRGVPVECARAGGDYAKGTITPIRGDAPADPVVPADAVTASGSGVDPTISPAYATLQERRIAAARGITVAQVAAVVADVRSGRDLGFLGEPVVNVLRVNAALDERYPYAGARQSGP, encoded by the coding sequence ATGCGCACTGTCGGCAACACCCTTCGGCAACTCTCGGCGGCACTGCGGATGCTGCTGGTGTTCACGGTCGTCCTGGGCATCGCCTATCCGCTCGCCGTCTGGGCCGCGGCCCAGCTGCCCGGCCTGCAGCACCGCGCCGACGGCTCCGTCGTCACGCGTGGCGGCAGGCCGGTGGGGTCGGCGCTGATCGGCCAGGCCTTCACCACGAAGGACGGTGATCCGCTGGTGCAGTACCTGCAGCCGCGACCCTCCGCCGGCGGCTACGACCCCACCGCCACCGGGGCGTCGAACCTCGGACCGGAGTCGGTCGTCGACACGCTGCCCGACCCGTCGGTGAAGGCGGACGAGGGCAGTCCCAGCCTGCTCACCCAGGTCTGCACCCGAAGTCGTGACGTGGGGATGCTCGAGCACGTCGACGGCCGGCGGCCGTACTGCACGCCCGGCGGGGTCGGGGCCGTGCTCGCGGTGTTCCGGTCCGGTGCGGACCACCGGGGCCGCGTCACGCGGGTCGTGAGCGTCAACGAGGCCTGCCCGGCGACGCCGTTCCTGCGCACCTACCGTGGCGTGCCGGTGGAGTGCGCCCGTGCCGGCGGCGACTACGCGAAGGGCACGATCACCCCGATCCGCGGCGACGCCCCTGCCGATCCCGTCGTCCCGGCCGACGCGGTCACCGCGAGCGGGTCGGGCGTCGACCCGACCATCTCGCCGGCGTACGCGACGCTGCAGGAACGCCGCATCGCCGCGGCCCGCGGCATCACGGTGGCGCAGGTGGCCGCCGTCGTCGCCGACGTCCGGTCCGGTCGGGATCTCGGCTTCCTGGGCGAACCGGTCGTCAACGTGCTGCGGGTCAACGCCGCGCTCGACGAGCGCTATCCGTACGCCGGCGCTCGACAGTCGGGGCCGTGA
- a CDS encoding ABC transporter ATP-binding protein, producing MTAVVADRDATGEPVGTARDILRIAPAGETARLTWRLLRRRPGALVVTVLAFAGTGLAALVAPWVLGLVVDAVREHRDTATITRYAVVVAAAALLGGVLTAVSTAALARATAPALAELREDVLDRAVHLDTARLEAAGAGDVLSRVGDDVRTVTTSLNDVVPQLISSLVVTAFTGVGLVALDWRLGLAGLAAAPCYALALRWYLGRSGALYARQRVAQGERAEALVAGIHGAPTLRAFGREDAQLARVRHHSRHAADLAVEVFTVMMRFGGRCNASELAGLVLVLGAGFLLVRAGAGTVGEATAAALYFHRLFNPISGLLFAFDEIQSSGASLARMAGVASLTTARRSADVPAHDAPLRLLGVGHSYVDGIAVLRDIDLVVAPGEHVAVVGATGAGKTTLGAIAAGQLTPTRGEVRLGDVAAAGIDEQVMRRHICVVSQELHVFAGTLAENLRLARPAATAVELRAALERVGALGWADALTDGLDTVVGEHGAPLTPARTQQLALARVVLADPPAVVLDEATAEAGSSGARQLEIAALATIAGRTAIVVAHRLTQAAACDRVLVLDAGRVVEEGSHDELVAAGGAYARLWGAWSGTDGTDGTDPPR from the coding sequence GTGACCGCCGTCGTGGCCGACCGGGACGCGACCGGCGAGCCGGTCGGGACCGCCCGAGACATCCTGCGCATCGCGCCGGCCGGCGAGACCGCGCGGCTGACGTGGCGGCTGCTACGGCGCCGGCCCGGCGCGCTGGTGGTCACCGTCCTCGCGTTCGCCGGGACGGGCCTGGCGGCGCTGGTCGCGCCGTGGGTGCTCGGTCTCGTCGTCGACGCCGTGCGCGAGCACCGCGACACCGCGACCATCACCCGCTACGCCGTCGTCGTCGCGGCCGCGGCCCTGCTCGGCGGGGTGCTGACCGCGGTGTCGACGGCGGCACTGGCACGCGCCACCGCCCCGGCGTTGGCCGAGCTGCGCGAGGACGTCCTCGATCGCGCGGTGCACCTCGACACCGCGCGCCTCGAGGCCGCCGGGGCCGGCGACGTGCTGTCCCGGGTCGGGGACGACGTGCGGACGGTCACGACCTCGCTGAACGACGTCGTGCCGCAGCTGATCAGCTCGCTGGTCGTCACCGCCTTCACCGGTGTCGGGCTGGTCGCGCTCGACTGGCGGCTCGGCCTCGCCGGCCTCGCCGCCGCGCCCTGCTACGCGCTGGCGCTGCGGTGGTACCTCGGCCGCTCCGGAGCGCTCTACGCGCGGCAGCGGGTGGCGCAGGGCGAGCGCGCGGAGGCGCTCGTCGCGGGCATCCACGGCGCGCCGACCCTGCGCGCGTTCGGTCGCGAGGACGCGCAGCTCGCCCGCGTCCGGCACCACTCCCGCCACGCCGCCGATCTCGCCGTCGAGGTGTTCACGGTGATGATGCGCTTCGGTGGCCGGTGCAACGCCAGCGAGCTCGCCGGGCTCGTCCTCGTCCTCGGCGCCGGCTTCCTGCTCGTGCGCGCCGGCGCCGGCACCGTCGGCGAGGCGACGGCGGCCGCGCTGTACTTCCATCGCCTGTTCAACCCGATCTCGGGGCTGCTGTTCGCCTTCGACGAGATCCAGTCCAGCGGCGCCTCGCTCGCGCGGATGGCCGGCGTGGCGTCGCTGACCACCGCGCGGCGGTCCGCCGACGTCCCGGCACACGACGCGCCGCTGCGGCTGCTGGGGGTCGGGCACTCCTACGTCGACGGCATCGCGGTGCTGCGCGACATCGACCTCGTCGTCGCACCGGGCGAGCACGTCGCCGTGGTCGGCGCCACCGGCGCGGGCAAGACGACGCTGGGCGCGATCGCCGCCGGGCAGCTGACCCCCACCCGGGGCGAGGTGCGTCTCGGCGACGTCGCGGCGGCCGGGATCGACGAGCAGGTGATGCGCCGCCACATCTGCGTCGTCAGCCAGGAGCTGCACGTCTTCGCCGGGACGCTGGCCGAGAACCTGCGGCTGGCCCGGCCGGCCGCCACCGCCGTCGAACTGCGCGCCGCGCTGGAGCGCGTCGGTGCGCTCGGCTGGGCCGACGCGCTCACCGACGGGCTCGACACCGTCGTCGGCGAGCACGGCGCGCCGCTCACCCCGGCCCGGACGCAGCAGCTGGCCCTGGCGCGCGTGGTGCTCGCCGATCCGCCCGCCGTCGTCCTCGACGAGGCCACCGCCGAGGCCGGCTCCTCCGGCGCCCGGCAGCTGGAGATCGCGGCGCTCGCCACCATCGCCGGGCGGACCGCCATCGTCGTCGCCCACCGGCTGACGCAGGCCGCGGCGTGCGACCGCGTCCTCGTCCTCGACGCCGGACGCGTCGTCGAGGAGGGCAGCCACGACGAGCTCGTCGCCGCCGGCGGCGCCTACGCGCGGTTGTGGGGAGCCTGGTCCGGCACCGACGGCACCGACGGCACCGACCCGCCGCGCTGA